A genomic region of Betaproteobacteria bacterium contains the following coding sequences:
- a CDS encoding IS3 family transposase, whose translation MESFFKTLKVERTDQFRYDSRAQARLDIVHWIEGFYNCVRMHTSIQYRSPVEAESGLMAA comes from the coding sequence ATGGAGAGCTTCTTCAAAACGTTGAAGGTCGAGCGTACTGATCAGTTCCGATATGACAGCCGAGCCCAGGCCAGACTCGATATCGTCCATTGGATCGAAGGCTTCTACAATTGTGTGCGGATGCATACGTCGATCCAATATCGCTCCCCGGTCGAGGCCGAATCCGGCCTGATGGCGGCATAG